The following proteins are encoded in a genomic region of Garra rufa chromosome 22, GarRuf1.0, whole genome shotgun sequence:
- the sec24c gene encoding protein transport protein Sec24C isoform X3 gives MRVRDELRMNVNQQPHMASPYGQPQPGYQGYPQPGYGGGHVPSGYPAQYAPYNGPGSGYQQGPPQGMRGPPTSGAPPVSGAQSYSQFGQGETQNGPPPMGAPPQRPPVSQPYTPGAVNLSGPQPPYGQQFGAPPVSMQQMTNQMASMQVGSTAPSPAGPGYAPPSVSQATMSAPYTPASPPTFPPTSTAPSQPLPTEAVAPQSYYGAPPTAQQPFPNAAPPFSSTGPTQSQAPPPVSPQSFPQAPPVSQPPFSTAQVPPGPTQSYGGPLPPTQPSFPRPPLPTSQPSTFPAGPPPTSIPSQLPGVMQPQPPVSQPSPYHSGPPPNSTGFPPQVGAPPRPSLGGMQGPPPLASQGHPPLASQGHPPMASQGHPPMASQGPPMASQGHLPMAQANHVPSTQPGMPPGPINASLSGPPPQPGMQGYPPQQNGAFGQVRGPQPGYTGPYPGQPNYGAQPAAPAPAPSAPKRLDPDSIPSPQASDMPPVQKTRHRIDPDAIPSPIQVIEDDKANKGSEPFTTGVRGQAPPLVTTKFQVRDQGNASPRYIRCTAYNMPCNSDMAKQSQVPLAAVIKPLAPLPADESPPYLVDHGESGPIRCNRCKAYMCPYMQFIDGGRRFQCGFCSCVTEVPPHYFQHLDHTGKRVDCYDRPELSMGSYEFMATVDYCKNNKFPQPPGYIFLIDVSYNAVKSGMVGIVCQELKTLLDYLPRENPDVESNVRVGFVTYNKVLHFYNVKASLAQPQMMVVSDVADMFVPLLDGFLVNVSESRVVIESLLDQIPEMFADTRETETVFGPVIQAGLEALKAADCAGKLLVFHSSLPIAEAPGKLKNREDKKLVGTDKEKSLFQPQVSFYNTLAKECVAQGCCVDLFLFPNQYVDVATLGVVPTSTGGSIYKYTYFQAPSDQERFLNDLRRDVQKQMGFDAVMRVRTSTGIRATDFFGSFYMSNTTDVELAGLDCDKTVTVEFRHDDKLSEETGALMQCAVLYTSCSGQRRLRVHNMAVNCCSQLADLYRNCETDTIINFFAKYAYRSVLSGPTKNVRDSLVNQCAQILACYRKNCASPSSAGQLILPECMKLLPVYLNCVLKSDVLQPGADVSLDDRAYLRQLVSTMDVAESHVFFYPRLLPLQKLDVESMSVPVAVRDSEERLSRGGVYLLENGLNIFLWVGVNAQQELLQNIFGTPAFSQIDPNMTTLPALDNPFSKRLREIIESVRAQRSRYMKLMVVKQEDKLELIFKHFLVEDKSNNGGASYVDFLCHMHKEIRQLLS, from the exons ATGAG AGTTAGGGATGAACTGAGAATGAATGTCAACCAGCAACCTCACATGGCCTCTCCTTATGGGCAGCCTCAGCCTGGGTATCAGGGCTACCCCCAGCCTGGATATGGGGGTGGCCACGTGCCATCAGGATATCCGGCTCAGTACGCACCTTATAACGGGCCAGGCTCTGGCTATCAACAAGGTCCACCACAAG GTATGAGAGGACCCCCCACCTCAGGGGCACCACCTGTCTCAGGTGCCCAGAGCTATTCTCAGTTTGGGCAAGGAGAAACTCAAAATGGACCACCTCCAATGGGTGCTCCACCACAGAG GCCTCCAGTGTCTCAACCTTACACTCCAGGTGCAGTGAATCTGTCTGGTCCTCAGCCTCCGTACGGCCAGCAGTTTGGAGCACCACCCGTCAGCATGCAGCAGATGACCAATCAGATGGCCAGCATGCAAGTTGGCTCCACTGCACCCTCCCCTGCAGGCCCAGGCTATG CCCCTCCCTCTGTGTCCCAGGCTACTATGTCTGCTCCCTACACACCTGCATCTCCTCCAACTTTCCCACCCACTTCCACTGCTCCCTCACAGCCACTGCCTACTGAAGCTGTAGCTCCTCAGTCCTACTATGGAGCTCCACCAACTGCCCAGCAGCCGTTTCCAAATGCTGCCCCACCTTTTTCATCCACTGGCCCCACTCAGTCCCAAGCTCCACCACCTGTTTCCCCACAGTCCTTCCCTCAAGCTCCGCCTGTCTCTCAGCCTCCTTTTTCCACAGCCCAGGTGCCTCCAGGTCCCACCCAGTCATACGGAGGCCCGCTTCCTCCAACACAGCCCTCGTTCCCAAGACCACCGCTTCCCACCTCACAGCCCTCCACGTTCCCTGCTGGTCCACCACCCACCTCAATTCCATCTCAGCTCCCAGGGGTCATGCAGCCCCAACCACCAGTTTCCCAACCCTCACCTTACCACTCAGGCCCCCCTCCAAACTCTACTGGGTTTCCACCACAAGTTGGTGCTCCACCAAGGCCTTCCCTTGGTGGAATGCAGGGCCCTCCTCCTTTGGCATCGCAAGGGCATCCTCCTTTGGCATCGCAAGGGCATCCTCCTATGGCATCGCAAGGGCATCCTCCTATGGCATCGCAAGGGCCTCCAATGGCATCGCAAGGACATCTTCCAATGGCACAGGCTAATCATGTACCCTCTACACAACCTGGCATGCCACCTGGTCCTATCAATGCTTCCCTGTCAGGGCCACCACCACAGCCAGGAATGCAGGGATATCCTCCTCAGCAAAATG GTGCTTTTGGGCAGGTCAGAGGTCCTCAGCCTGGTTACACAGGACCATATCCTGGGCAGCCAAATTATGGAGCGCAACCTGCTGCACCTGCTCCAGCGCCATCCGCCCCAAAAAGGCTTGATCCTGATTCTATCCCGAGCCCG caaGCCTCTGACATGCCGCCTGTGCAGAAAACAAGACATAGAATAGACCCAGACGCAATCCCAAGTCCA ATTCAGGTTATCGAGGATGACAAAGCAAACAAGGGAAGTGAACCTTTTACTACAGGGGTCAGAGGTCAAGCCCCACCTCTTGTCACCACCAAATTCCAAGTTAGAGATCAAG GGAATGCTAGTCCACGCTACATCCGCTGTACAGCCTACAACATGCCCTGCAATTCCGACATGGCCAAACAGTCCCAGGTTCCCCTGGCTGCTGTCATTAAACCCCTGGCCCCTCTGCCTGCAGATGAG TCACCGCCATATCTCGTGGATCATGGAGAAAGTGGTCCCATCCGCTGTAATCGCTGTAAGGCCTATATGTGCCCGTACATGCAGTTTATTGACGGTGGCCGTCGTTTCCAGTGTGGCTTCTGCAGCTGTGTCACCGAGG TGCCTCCCCATTACTTCCAGCATCTGGATCACACAGGGAAGAGGGTGGACTGCTACGACCGACCTGAGCTCTCAATGGGCAGTTATGAGTTTATGGCTACTGTGGACTACTGTAAG AACAATAAGTTTCCTCAGCCACCAGGCTACATCTTTCTGATTGACGTGTCCTATAATGCTGTGAAGAGTGGCATGGTGGGAATCGTGTGTCAGGAGCTGAAGACACTGTTGGATTACTTGCCAAG AGAGAATCCTGATGTGGAATCAAATGTTCGAGTTGGCTTTGTCACCTACAATAAAGTGCTTCATTTCTATAATGTGAAGGCATCCCTTGCCCAGCCACAGATGATGGTAGTGTCAGATGTGGCTGACATGTTTGTGCCCCTACTGGATGGATTTCTGGTCAATGTCTCAGAGTCCAGGGTGGTTATTGAGAG TTTGTTGGATCAGATCCCTGAGATGTTTGCAGACACGCGGGAAACCGAGACTGTGTTTGGGCCTGTCATTCAGGCCGGGCTGGAAGCGCTCAAG GCTGCAGACTGTGCTGGAAAGCTCTTGGTTTTCCACTCGTCTCTTCCCATCGCTGAGGCTCCAGGCAAACTAAAGAACAGGGAGGATAAGAAACTAGTGGGCACTGATAAAGAAAAG TCATTATTCCAGCCACAAGTTAGTTTTTACAACACACTAGCCAAGGAGTGTGTTGCACAGGGTTGCTGTGTGGACCTCTTCCTGTTTCCCAACCAGTATGTTGATGTAGCAACGTTAGGGGTGGTCCCCACTTCAACAGGTGGCTCCATCTACAAATACACCTACTTCCAG GCTCCATCTGACCAGGAACGTTTCCTCAACGACCTGAGGAGAGATGTGCAGAAGCAAATGGGCTTTGATGCAGTAATGAGGGTCCGCACCAGCACAG GTATCCGGGCGACCGACTTCTTTGGTTCCTTCTACATGAGCAACACCACAGATGTAGAGCTGGCAGGACTAGACTGTGACAAGACCGTTACTGTCGAGTTCAGACATGATGACAAGCTCAGCGAGGAGACTGGAGCTCTAATGcag TGTGCGGTTCTGTACACCAGCTGCAGTGGTCAGCGACGACTTCGGGTCCATAACATGGCAGTGAACTGTTGCTCGCAGCTGGCAGACCTGTACAGGAACTGCGAGACAGACACCATCATCAACTTCTTCGCTAAATATG CATATCGGAGCGTACTCAGCGGTCCTACCAAGAATGTACGTGACAGCCTGGTGAATCAGTGTGCACAGATCTTGGCCTGTTACCGCAAGAACTGTGCCAGTCCATCTTCAGCAGGGCAG TTGATTTTACCAGAATGTATGAAGCTGCTGCCTGTGTACCTGAACTGCGTATTGAAGAGTGACGTTCTGCAGCCAGGGGCGGACGTCTCTCTGGATGACCGTGCCTACCTGAGACAGCTGGTCAGCACTATGGATGTGGCCGAGAGTCATGTGTTCTTCTACCCTCGTCTGCTTCCACTG CAAAAGCTGGATGTTGAGAGCATGTCTGTACCTGTGGCAGTGAGAGATTCAGAGGAGAGGCTGTCTAGAGGAGGAGTGTACCTGTTAGAGAACGGACTGAACATTTTCCTTTGGGTGGGGGTTAATGCCCAGCAGGAGCTGCTTCAGAATATCTTTGGCACACCGGCCTTCAGCCAGATAGACCCCAACATG ACCACTCTGCCGGCTTTGGATAATCCTTTTTCAAAGAGACTGAGGGAGATTATCGAGTCCGTCAGGGCACAGCGCTCACGATATATGAAG CTCATGGTGGTGAAACAGGAAGACAAGCTGGAGCTGATCTTCAAACACTTCCTGGTGGAGGACAAGAGCAACAATGGTGGGGCCTCTTACGTGGACTTCCTGTGTCACATGCACAAGGAGATTCGTCAGCTCCTGAGCTAG
- the sec24c gene encoding protein transport protein Sec24C isoform X4: MRVRDELRMNVNQQPHMASPYGQPQPGYQGYPQPGYGGGHVPSGYPAQYAPYNGPGSGYQQGPPQGMRGPPTSGAPPVSGAQSYSQFGQGETQNGPPPMGAPPQRPPVSQPYTPGAVNLSGPQPPYGQQFGAPPVSMQQMTNQMASMQVGSTAPSPAGPGYAPPSVSQATMSAPYTPASPPTFPPTSTAPSQPLPTEAVAPQSYYGAPPTAQQPFPNAAPPFSSTGPTQSQAPPPVSPQSFPQAPPVSQPPFSTAQVPPGPTQSYGGPLPPTQPSFPRPPLPTSQPSTFPAGPPPTSIPSQLPGVMQPQPPVSQPSPYHSGPPPNSTGFPPQVGAPPRPSLGGMQGPPPLASQGHPPLASQGHPPMASQGHPPMASQGPPMASQGHLPMAQANHVPSTQPGMPPGPINASLSGPPPQPGMQGYPPQQNGAFGQVRGPQPGYTGPYPGQPNYGAQPAAPAPAPSAPKRLDPDSIPSPIQVIEDDKANKGSEPFTTGVRGQAPPLVTTKFQVRDQGNASPRYIRCTAYNMPCNSDMAKQSQVPLAAVIKPLAPLPADESPPYLVDHGESGPIRCNRCKAYMCPYMQFIDGGRRFQCGFCSCVTEVPPHYFQHLDHTGKRVDCYDRPELSMGSYEFMATVDYCKNNKFPQPPGYIFLIDVSYNAVKSGMVGIVCQELKTLLDYLPRENPDVESNVRVGFVTYNKVLHFYNVKASLAQPQMMVVSDVADMFVPLLDGFLVNVSESRVVIESLLDQIPEMFADTRETETVFGPVIQAGLEALKAADCAGKLLVFHSSLPIAEAPGKLKNREDKKLVGTDKEKSLFQPQVSFYNTLAKECVAQGCCVDLFLFPNQYVDVATLGVVPTSTGGSIYKYTYFQAPSDQERFLNDLRRDVQKQMGFDAVMRVRTSTGIRATDFFGSFYMSNTTDVELAGLDCDKTVTVEFRHDDKLSEETGALMQCAVLYTSCSGQRRLRVHNMAVNCCSQLADLYRNCETDTIINFFAKYAYRSVLSGPTKNVRDSLVNQCAQILACYRKNCASPSSAGQLILPECMKLLPVYLNCVLKSDVLQPGADVSLDDRAYLRQLVSTMDVAESHVFFYPRLLPLQKLDVESMSVPVAVRDSEERLSRGGVYLLENGLNIFLWVGVNAQQELLQNIFGTPAFSQIDPNMTTLPALDNPFSKRLREIIESVRAQRSRYMKLMVVKQEDKLELIFKHFLVEDKSNNGGASYVDFLCHMHKEIRQLLS; encoded by the exons ATGAG AGTTAGGGATGAACTGAGAATGAATGTCAACCAGCAACCTCACATGGCCTCTCCTTATGGGCAGCCTCAGCCTGGGTATCAGGGCTACCCCCAGCCTGGATATGGGGGTGGCCACGTGCCATCAGGATATCCGGCTCAGTACGCACCTTATAACGGGCCAGGCTCTGGCTATCAACAAGGTCCACCACAAG GTATGAGAGGACCCCCCACCTCAGGGGCACCACCTGTCTCAGGTGCCCAGAGCTATTCTCAGTTTGGGCAAGGAGAAACTCAAAATGGACCACCTCCAATGGGTGCTCCACCACAGAG GCCTCCAGTGTCTCAACCTTACACTCCAGGTGCAGTGAATCTGTCTGGTCCTCAGCCTCCGTACGGCCAGCAGTTTGGAGCACCACCCGTCAGCATGCAGCAGATGACCAATCAGATGGCCAGCATGCAAGTTGGCTCCACTGCACCCTCCCCTGCAGGCCCAGGCTATG CCCCTCCCTCTGTGTCCCAGGCTACTATGTCTGCTCCCTACACACCTGCATCTCCTCCAACTTTCCCACCCACTTCCACTGCTCCCTCACAGCCACTGCCTACTGAAGCTGTAGCTCCTCAGTCCTACTATGGAGCTCCACCAACTGCCCAGCAGCCGTTTCCAAATGCTGCCCCACCTTTTTCATCCACTGGCCCCACTCAGTCCCAAGCTCCACCACCTGTTTCCCCACAGTCCTTCCCTCAAGCTCCGCCTGTCTCTCAGCCTCCTTTTTCCACAGCCCAGGTGCCTCCAGGTCCCACCCAGTCATACGGAGGCCCGCTTCCTCCAACACAGCCCTCGTTCCCAAGACCACCGCTTCCCACCTCACAGCCCTCCACGTTCCCTGCTGGTCCACCACCCACCTCAATTCCATCTCAGCTCCCAGGGGTCATGCAGCCCCAACCACCAGTTTCCCAACCCTCACCTTACCACTCAGGCCCCCCTCCAAACTCTACTGGGTTTCCACCACAAGTTGGTGCTCCACCAAGGCCTTCCCTTGGTGGAATGCAGGGCCCTCCTCCTTTGGCATCGCAAGGGCATCCTCCTTTGGCATCGCAAGGGCATCCTCCTATGGCATCGCAAGGGCATCCTCCTATGGCATCGCAAGGGCCTCCAATGGCATCGCAAGGACATCTTCCAATGGCACAGGCTAATCATGTACCCTCTACACAACCTGGCATGCCACCTGGTCCTATCAATGCTTCCCTGTCAGGGCCACCACCACAGCCAGGAATGCAGGGATATCCTCCTCAGCAAAATG GTGCTTTTGGGCAGGTCAGAGGTCCTCAGCCTGGTTACACAGGACCATATCCTGGGCAGCCAAATTATGGAGCGCAACCTGCTGCACCTGCTCCAGCGCCATCCGCCCCAAAAAGGCTTGATCCTGATTCTATCCCGAGCCCG ATTCAGGTTATCGAGGATGACAAAGCAAACAAGGGAAGTGAACCTTTTACTACAGGGGTCAGAGGTCAAGCCCCACCTCTTGTCACCACCAAATTCCAAGTTAGAGATCAAG GGAATGCTAGTCCACGCTACATCCGCTGTACAGCCTACAACATGCCCTGCAATTCCGACATGGCCAAACAGTCCCAGGTTCCCCTGGCTGCTGTCATTAAACCCCTGGCCCCTCTGCCTGCAGATGAG TCACCGCCATATCTCGTGGATCATGGAGAAAGTGGTCCCATCCGCTGTAATCGCTGTAAGGCCTATATGTGCCCGTACATGCAGTTTATTGACGGTGGCCGTCGTTTCCAGTGTGGCTTCTGCAGCTGTGTCACCGAGG TGCCTCCCCATTACTTCCAGCATCTGGATCACACAGGGAAGAGGGTGGACTGCTACGACCGACCTGAGCTCTCAATGGGCAGTTATGAGTTTATGGCTACTGTGGACTACTGTAAG AACAATAAGTTTCCTCAGCCACCAGGCTACATCTTTCTGATTGACGTGTCCTATAATGCTGTGAAGAGTGGCATGGTGGGAATCGTGTGTCAGGAGCTGAAGACACTGTTGGATTACTTGCCAAG AGAGAATCCTGATGTGGAATCAAATGTTCGAGTTGGCTTTGTCACCTACAATAAAGTGCTTCATTTCTATAATGTGAAGGCATCCCTTGCCCAGCCACAGATGATGGTAGTGTCAGATGTGGCTGACATGTTTGTGCCCCTACTGGATGGATTTCTGGTCAATGTCTCAGAGTCCAGGGTGGTTATTGAGAG TTTGTTGGATCAGATCCCTGAGATGTTTGCAGACACGCGGGAAACCGAGACTGTGTTTGGGCCTGTCATTCAGGCCGGGCTGGAAGCGCTCAAG GCTGCAGACTGTGCTGGAAAGCTCTTGGTTTTCCACTCGTCTCTTCCCATCGCTGAGGCTCCAGGCAAACTAAAGAACAGGGAGGATAAGAAACTAGTGGGCACTGATAAAGAAAAG TCATTATTCCAGCCACAAGTTAGTTTTTACAACACACTAGCCAAGGAGTGTGTTGCACAGGGTTGCTGTGTGGACCTCTTCCTGTTTCCCAACCAGTATGTTGATGTAGCAACGTTAGGGGTGGTCCCCACTTCAACAGGTGGCTCCATCTACAAATACACCTACTTCCAG GCTCCATCTGACCAGGAACGTTTCCTCAACGACCTGAGGAGAGATGTGCAGAAGCAAATGGGCTTTGATGCAGTAATGAGGGTCCGCACCAGCACAG GTATCCGGGCGACCGACTTCTTTGGTTCCTTCTACATGAGCAACACCACAGATGTAGAGCTGGCAGGACTAGACTGTGACAAGACCGTTACTGTCGAGTTCAGACATGATGACAAGCTCAGCGAGGAGACTGGAGCTCTAATGcag TGTGCGGTTCTGTACACCAGCTGCAGTGGTCAGCGACGACTTCGGGTCCATAACATGGCAGTGAACTGTTGCTCGCAGCTGGCAGACCTGTACAGGAACTGCGAGACAGACACCATCATCAACTTCTTCGCTAAATATG CATATCGGAGCGTACTCAGCGGTCCTACCAAGAATGTACGTGACAGCCTGGTGAATCAGTGTGCACAGATCTTGGCCTGTTACCGCAAGAACTGTGCCAGTCCATCTTCAGCAGGGCAG TTGATTTTACCAGAATGTATGAAGCTGCTGCCTGTGTACCTGAACTGCGTATTGAAGAGTGACGTTCTGCAGCCAGGGGCGGACGTCTCTCTGGATGACCGTGCCTACCTGAGACAGCTGGTCAGCACTATGGATGTGGCCGAGAGTCATGTGTTCTTCTACCCTCGTCTGCTTCCACTG CAAAAGCTGGATGTTGAGAGCATGTCTGTACCTGTGGCAGTGAGAGATTCAGAGGAGAGGCTGTCTAGAGGAGGAGTGTACCTGTTAGAGAACGGACTGAACATTTTCCTTTGGGTGGGGGTTAATGCCCAGCAGGAGCTGCTTCAGAATATCTTTGGCACACCGGCCTTCAGCCAGATAGACCCCAACATG ACCACTCTGCCGGCTTTGGATAATCCTTTTTCAAAGAGACTGAGGGAGATTATCGAGTCCGTCAGGGCACAGCGCTCACGATATATGAAG CTCATGGTGGTGAAACAGGAAGACAAGCTGGAGCTGATCTTCAAACACTTCCTGGTGGAGGACAAGAGCAACAATGGTGGGGCCTCTTACGTGGACTTCCTGTGTCACATGCACAAGGAGATTCGTCAGCTCCTGAGCTAG